ACAGCAACTATAAAACTGTGGGCGATGAGGCGATGCAGCTTTTCGAGAGGTTTAAAAACCGTTTTGTAATCGCCGTGAGCGAACAGCGGGTTCCAGGTGCAAAAAAGGTTATTGAAGATATGGACCTGGATGTGCTTGTGTTGGATGATGCCATGCAGCACCGCGCCATAAGGCCGGGCTTCAATATACTGATGACCGACTATAACGATCCCTACTTTAAAGATTTTATACTGCCGGCAGGAAATTTAAGGGAAAGCAGAAGCGGCGCCAGAAGAGCCAATATCATCATGGTATCCAAATGCCCGGATGATTTGACTGCGGAGAAAAAACAGTATTACATCTCAAGGATTCGTCCGCAGCATTATCAGAAGGTATTTTTCTCTTCAATTTCCTATGACGAGCATGTTTACAGCATTGATAAAAAGCTGCCGGACAACAATTTAGCATATTACGACATACTGCTCATTACCGGAATTGCAAATCCGCAACCTCTGCTGAATCATCTGTCGAAATTTTCGCAGCGGGTGAAGCACCTTAAATTTAAAGACCATCATAATTTCAGCGATCAGGATATTAAAAATATCATCGCGGAATACAAAAAACTGGGGGAATATAAAATCATCCTCACCACCGAAAAAGATTATGTACGGCTGAAGACTTTTGATTATTTAAGACAGCTTATTTACTATTGGCCCATCAACGTAAATATCGAGAACAGGGAAGAGTTTAACCAGACCATTCTGGATTACATCAGAAAAAATTAAAAACGCATCCCTCAGGTGCGTTTTTCCTTTCAACCAGGCTGATTTTTATTTTTAATTTTGCGGAAATGTCTCACCGCAAAATCATACATGTCGATATGGACGCGTTCTATGCGTCGGTAGAGCAGCACGACAATCCGCAACTCCGCGGAAAAGCAATTGCTGTGGGCGGCGGACAGTACGGCGTGGTTGCCGCAGCAAGTTATGAAGCCAGAAAATTCGGAATCAGGTCCGCAATGCCGGGAAGAAAAGCGCTTGAACTCTGTCCGCACCTCATCGTCGTAAAACCCCGTTTTCAGCGGTATAAGGAAATTTCCCAGCAGATCAGGGAGATTTTTTATGAATATACAGATCTGGTAGAGCCGCTTTCGCTGGATGAAGCATATCTGGACGTGACTGAAAATAAAAAAGATATGGAATCTGCCAACGAAATCGCCCGCGAGATCAGGCAGAAAATATTCGATAAAACCGGACTTACTGCCTCTGCCGGCATTTCGGTCAATAAATTCCTGGCAAAAGTAGCGTCCGACTACAATAAACCCAACGGCCAAAAAACCATTCATCCTTCGCAGATCATTGATTTTATGGAGAAACTTCCGATTGAAAAATTCTATGGGATCGGAAAAGTGACGGCCAACAAGATGCACGAAATGCATATTTTTTCAGGCAAGGATCTAAAGGAAAGATCACTTGAGGAACTGATCAGGTTTTTTGGGAAATCGGGAAATTATTATTACAACGTTGTTCGCGGCCATCATAAAAGTGAGGTGAAACCGCACAGAATTCAGAAAAGCGTCGGGGTGGAAGAAACTTATTTTGAAAACCTTTTGGATGAACAGGCCGTATTCAAACAGTTAAAAATCATCAGCAAAGACCTGGAGGAACGCCTCGGCAGAAAAGATATCAAAGGAAAAACGCTCACTTTAAAAATAAAATACAAGGATTTCTCGGTTTATACCCGCAGCAAAACTCAGGACGTTTATTATGGTGATTCAGAAAATCTTTTTGAAACAGCCCAGAATTTATGGCAACTGCGGCCGTACGACAAACCGGTGCGCCTGTTGGGTCTTTCACTTTCCAATCTCAATACCCAGGAAAAGAAGCAAATTTCAGTTCAGCTGAAGTTGCCTTTCCCGGATTTTGAGTAGCAATGTAAAACAATCTTACAATCTTGTAAGAGTTTTGACCTCCAACGCCGTATTTTTGCCAAAAATTCATTTTCAATGAACGCTACGATGCTTCAGGGCTTCCACTGGTACACGGAAGGTAACGGAACTTTTTATAATCACATCAAAGAATCATCAGACTGGTTACAGGAACTCGGAATTACCTCCATTTGGCTTCCGCCGGCATACAAAAGTAGCGGCGGCGGTTACTCCGTGGGTTACGATCCATATGACCTGTATGATTTAGGGGAATTTGACCAAAAAGGAACGGTTGCTACTAAATACGGAACTAAAGAACAGTATCTGGATACCTGCAAAACCCTGCAAAGCAAAGGAATTTCGATTATTGCAGACATTGTACTGAACCATAAAGCCGGCGGAGACGAAAAAGAGCGCTTCCACGCTGTAAAGGTGGATGAGCACGACCGCCAGAAAAACATTTCAGAACCTTTTGAGATTGAAAGTTACACTAAATTCACCTTTCCGGGAAGAGCCGGAAAATATTCTGATTTTGAATGGGATTTTACCTGTTTTTCAGGAGTGGACTATGCGGAAGGACACGAAAATGGAATATTCCAGATCATCCACGACCACGGTGACGGCTGGGAAGAAGTAATTGGCAATGAAAAAGGAAATTATGATTACCTGATGTATAATGACATCGACCACCGCAATCCCTTTGTGCGCGAAGAGCTCAGCAAATGGGCGATATGGTACCACGACCAGATTTTTTTCGACGGCGTTCGTCTGGATGCGGTTAAGCATCAATCGCCGGATTTTTACAAAGAATGGCTCCACAATCTGCGGTCTAATACCGGAAAGAATATTTTTGCCGTGGGCGAATACTGGGCGCCGGGGCTTTTACCCCTTATGCTGGATTATATCGATGCTACAGAAGGCTGCATGAGCCTTTTTGATGCCTCCCTGCAACGTAACTTTCACATCGCTTCAAAAGCTGGCGGCGAATATGATCTGAGAAGAATATTTGACCAAACTCTGGTGGCTTCGCGCCCAGATCTGGCAGTTACCGTAGTTGCAAACCATGACACGCAACCACTGCAGCAGCTTGAAGCACCGGTAGAACCCTGGTTTAAACCCTTAGCTTACGCACTTATACTTTTGAGAGAAGACGGTTACCCCTGTGTATTTTCGCCTGATCTGTACGGAACCGGTTATTCGGACAAAGGCAAAGACGGTAATGATTACGAAGTTTTTATGCCTAAAGTCGATGGTATTGAAGCCCTCTTAAAAG
The sequence above is a segment of the Chryseobacterium taklimakanense genome. Coding sequences within it:
- the lpxK gene encoding tetraacyldisaccharide 4'-kinase, whose product is MKRWYLYPFSLVYNLATATRNALYNLGIFKSTKFKTPVINVGNLSVGGSGKSPMVMYLAEFLSKYYRTGVLSRGYGRVTKGYGITNYDSNYKTVGDEAMQLFERFKNRFVIAVSEQRVPGAKKVIEDMDLDVLVLDDAMQHRAIRPGFNILMTDYNDPYFKDFILPAGNLRESRSGARRANIIMVSKCPDDLTAEKKQYYISRIRPQHYQKVFFSSISYDEHVYSIDKKLPDNNLAYYDILLITGIANPQPLLNHLSKFSQRVKHLKFKDHHNFSDQDIKNIIAEYKKLGEYKIILTTEKDYVRLKTFDYLRQLIYYWPINVNIENREEFNQTILDYIRKN
- a CDS encoding alpha-amylase; amino-acid sequence: MNATMLQGFHWYTEGNGTFYNHIKESSDWLQELGITSIWLPPAYKSSGGGYSVGYDPYDLYDLGEFDQKGTVATKYGTKEQYLDTCKTLQSKGISIIADIVLNHKAGGDEKERFHAVKVDEHDRQKNISEPFEIESYTKFTFPGRAGKYSDFEWDFTCFSGVDYAEGHENGIFQIIHDHGDGWEEVIGNEKGNYDYLMYNDIDHRNPFVREELSKWAIWYHDQIFFDGVRLDAVKHQSPDFYKEWLHNLRSNTGKNIFAVGEYWAPGLLPLMLDYIDATEGCMSLFDASLQRNFHIASKAGGEYDLRRIFDQTLVASRPDLAVTVVANHDTQPLQQLEAPVEPWFKPLAYALILLREDGYPCVFSPDLYGTGYSDKGKDGNDYEVFMPKVDGIEALLKARKENAYGLQRDYFEDAHCVGWTREGDGFNKGCAVVMSNQDQYEKPMEVGAAYAGHSFYDLLGRFDHKIEIDENGWGNFTCPAGNVSVWVPE
- the dinB gene encoding DNA polymerase IV, which gives rise to MSHRKIIHVDMDAFYASVEQHDNPQLRGKAIAVGGGQYGVVAAASYEARKFGIRSAMPGRKALELCPHLIVVKPRFQRYKEISQQIREIFYEYTDLVEPLSLDEAYLDVTENKKDMESANEIAREIRQKIFDKTGLTASAGISVNKFLAKVASDYNKPNGQKTIHPSQIIDFMEKLPIEKFYGIGKVTANKMHEMHIFSGKDLKERSLEELIRFFGKSGNYYYNVVRGHHKSEVKPHRIQKSVGVEETYFENLLDEQAVFKQLKIISKDLEERLGRKDIKGKTLTLKIKYKDFSVYTRSKTQDVYYGDSENLFETAQNLWQLRPYDKPVRLLGLSLSNLNTQEKKQISVQLKLPFPDFE